TTGAATCACCGATAATTTTTTAAGAGCTCCGTCAACGTAAATGGAAATGCCGGTAGTCCCACCACCTATATCTACAACAGCTACGCCTGACAATATCTCTCCGGGCGTCAGCACACCTAAAGCACTGGCCAGCGGCTTTACTATCAACCCGGCGACGCTAATGCCTGCACGTTCTGCGCAATTGATAACATTTTGTACCGTTGCCGTTGGAGACATGATCGATTGAACCTCGACTTCAAGACGAACACCCGTCATGCCCAAAGGGTCATCGATACCTCTTTGTCCGTCTATCGAGTACATTATCGGTATTGTATGGACAGTGCAATAATTGTTTGGCATGCTTATCTCAGACAACGAGGCCTCTATAACCCTTTGAATATCGGCTTCGACGACTTGTCTTGGAGTGCTGCCCAGGGAAATCATCCCCTTTGAGGTTATACTGGTGGTAAGGGCACCGCTAAAACAAACAAAGGCACGATCCACGCTTATTCCCGTCATTCCTTCTGCATCCTCCAAAGCAGACGCAATGGATTTGACCACATGTTCAAAGTTGACGATAAGGCCCTTACGCAAACCAACGGATCGAGCCGATCCCACTCCAATAATTTGGGCTTCTCCGGTATGTCGGTCTCGTTCTGCTACGATTAATGAAGTTTTTGTCGTGCCTATATCAAGCCCTGCGATTAATTCAATCTTTTCGTACATTTTAGCTGATGCCTCCATCCCGTGACATCTACTTAAAAAAACAAACAAAAGAGGCTCATCTTGTCTTTATCACTATTTTATCTTTATATGTTGCATCAAGATATAAGACATTCACATCGGAAGATTTAACGATTGTTTCAATTGCAGGAGATAATCTTTTCCATATACTTTCAGAGAATTCCAACAATATGTTAACATCTCTACCTAAAGATGCAAAGGAAACATCTGCAACAATATCTCCCGCTAATTTTGATAAGGCAATTCCTCTTATTTTTTCTACCCACGGTGTCTGGTGCATCTCCTCTATAAATTTTACCATTGTCCTAACGGGAAAAATGCTCTGTCGCACCTCAATGAGATTTGTGGAATCTATATCGGGAACCAAAGGAGGCATTGTATTGTCCCATACTATGTTAAGCTCATTATAGCTCGGATTATCGATGCCACCATCTTTCCATAAAGGGTTGCTCTCAGGCCAACATAACCCCGTTGTCGTTATAAACCATTTCCTGTCACGCCATCTGACGGCAAAATAAGGTTGCAATTGAGTCCACTGTAAAACCACTTTTCCCCAACCGTCAGCTTTCATGGAAATTTGGATGGGGTATTTTTTCTCCACTTCATTTTTCA
The window above is part of the Acetomicrobium thermoterrenum DSM 13490 genome. Proteins encoded here:
- the ftsA gene encoding cell division protein FtsA, producing MYEKIELIAGLDIGTTKTSLIVAERDRHTGEAQIIGVGSARSVGLRKGLIVNFEHVVKSIASALEDAEGMTGISVDRAFVCFSGALTTSITSKGMISLGSTPRQVVEADIQRVIEASLSEISMPNNYCTVHTIPIMYSIDGQRGIDDPLGMTGVRLEVEVQSIMSPTATVQNVINCAERAGISVAGLIVKPLASALGVLTPGEILSGVAVVDIGGGTTGISIYVDGALKKLSVIQIGGDHITNDIARVLKIPIEAAEEIKKHVSLGEDVDAFDEEIEYATQGKRGACNAGQVHEVVYNRLEELFEDFVKKELRDVGSILLPSGVVLTGGVAKTYGIAEMVSDVLGVPVRVAGPMESQKMPPGRNGCEYASTAGIIKYVNILEKYPLKFIGPSISFSSAGQQIKTKARREKAESFHPFEAVKSALSTIKRTFKELF